One window of Branchiostoma lanceolatum isolate klBraLanc5 chromosome 6, klBraLanc5.hap2, whole genome shotgun sequence genomic DNA carries:
- the LOC136437186 gene encoding uncharacterized protein, whose protein sequence is MARSLHRRKLKTERQEWQYDKNHGHYGNDELKYYQYDKNHGHCENDSEHVCTYENDEEHGHYENDDEHVHTYENDDEHVHAYENDSEHVYTYENDEEHGHYENDDEHVHTYENEDEHVHTYENDDEHVHSYENDGEHVHYENDDEYSNLSTHVYADLDADFLAAQDRIRNAAFQPFYEMDITPADDEQEQPFYKMDVTAAKDKEKQEQPFYEMKVASADEENEEQIFYDMDDNQLRQPTSDNVYAGLDAEFVAAQDAVCMRDRTREGSREGGDDPRRSQTCREFFMSRPGCVLAVCLGVIVVVAAAVVVAVIFNQNSRLRVHPDKSAVPDLATLPTRSTTSSAHLSVTSPATSTTSSTHLSVTSLFTSKTTDHWAEWTLYIREYFQQDSDAATGLEERYPDNEVVMALLEDRFFWHWVCRYWERNADLPHTLSEAVIYGILFGTSSEYMESHGFATYREFFSSTLGALEALPNTTENPQNSDYRHYTSLTLPGLSLTDNDVEALANLFPYLRGAKSLCLSRCELSAKAATSLAGQFHLLHALKSLDLSSNKIGDDGLEASSETFPHLKDLRTFNVMDNSITNVGGRALAKRLVHLQELQKILLGTNELALSLSSLAKAFVNMTRLQSVHLWSITCRVNSFRMAAQQVHDAVHTLQGQVRSTRSVLLYDASVGSTDGSWESDTAWQRVEQKLTAGVHISNGKMRMSLKINLLKE, encoded by the exons ATGGCGAGGAGTCTGCATCGAAGAAAGCTGAAAACAGAGAGGCAGGAATGGCAGTACGACAAAAATCACGGACATTACGGGAACGATGAACTCAAATATTACCAGTACGATAAAAATCACGGACATTGCGAGAACGATTCTGAACACGTATGTACATATGAGAACGATgaagaacacggacattacgagaacgatgatgaacacgtacatacatacgAGAACGATGATGAACACGTACATGCATACGAGAACGATTCTGAACACGTATATACATACGAGAACGATgaagaacacggacattacgagaacgatgatgaacacgtacatacatacgAGAACGAGGATgaacacgtacatacatacgAGAACGATGATGAACACGTACATTcatacgagaacgatggagaacacgtaCATTAcgagaatgatgatgaatattcGAACTTGTCCACGCACGTTTATGCCGACTTAGACGCAGACTTTCTGGCCGCACAAGATCGGATCCGAAATGCGGCATTTCAGCCATTCTATGAGATGGACATCACCCCTGCTGATGACGAACAAGAACAGCCATTTTACAAGATGGACGTCACCGCTGCCAAAGACAAAGAGAAACAAGAACAACCTTTTTACGAGATGAAAGTCGCCTCAGCTGATGAGGAAAATGAAGAGCAAATTTTCTACGACATGGACGACAATCAACTGCGCCAGCCAACATCAGATAACGTGTATGCAGGTTTGGATGCTGAGTTTGTCGCAGCACAAGATGCGGTGTGCATGAGAGACCGAACCAGGGAAGGCAGCAGGG AGGGTGGTGACGACCCGAGGCGCAGTCAGACCTGCCGTGAGTTCTTCATGTCCCGTCCGGGGTGCGTGTTGGCTGTCTGTCTTGGCGTCATCGTTGTCGTTGCTGCTGCAGTTGTGGTGGCCGTCATCTTCAACCAAAACAGCAGACTGAGAGTCCATCCCGACAAAAGCGCCGTG CCGGACCTGGCAACACTTCCGACAAGGTCCACAACATCGTCTGCACACCTGTCTGTGACGTCACCGGCCACCTCCACAACATCGTCTACACACCTGTCTGTGACGTCACTGTTCACTTCTAAGACAACAG ATCATTGGGCTGAGTGGACACTCTACATCCGAGAGTATTTCCAACAGGACAGCGATGCCGCCACGGGTCTGGAAGAGCGCTATCCTGACAATGAGGTTGTGATGGCCTTGCTGGAAGATAGGTTCTTCTGGCACTGGGTGTGTCGGTACTGGGAACGTAACGCTGACCTCCCGCACACCTTGTCGGAAGCTGTGATCTACGGCATACTGTTCGGAACGTCAAGCGAGTACATGGAGTCACACGGCTTCGCCACGTACAGAGAGTTCTTCTCGTCGACGCTGGGTGCACTGGAGGCGCTGCCAAACACGACAGAAAACCCTCAGAACAGCGACTACAGACATTACACATCTCTAACGTTGCCTGGATTATCTCTGACAGACAACGATGTTGAGGCTCTGGCCAACCTTTTCCCGTATCTGAGAGGAGCGAAGAGCCTTTGCCTTTCACGTTGCGAACTTTCTGCGAAAGCAGCAACGTCACTTGCTGGACAGTTTCACCTGTTGCATGCACTGAAGAGTTTAGATCTTAGCTCTAACAAGATTGGCGATGACGGGTTGGAAGCGAGTTCAGAGACATTTCCTCACCTGAAAGATCTCAGGACCTTTAATGTCATGGACAACTCAATAACAAACGTGGGAGGAAGAGCCCTGGCCAAAAGACTGGTTCACCTGCAGGAGCTACAGAAAATCCTCTTGGGGACAAATGAGCTGGCTCTCAGTCTCTCCTCACTTGCAAAGGCGTTTGTCAACATGACACGACTGCAATCTGTCCACTTGTGGTCCATCACGTGCAGGGTGAACTCCTTCCGCATGGCGGCGCAACAGGTGCACGACGCTGTCCACACGCTTCAGGGCCAAGTTCGCAGCACTCGGAGCGTTTTGCTGTATGATGCTTCCGTTGGAAGTACAGATGGCTCGTGGGAATCGGACACAGCATGGCAGAGAGTAGAACAGAAACTAACAGCAGGGGTTCACATATCAAACGGAAAGATGAGGATGTCTTTAAAAATCAACCTGTTGAAAGAGTGA